A single Cellulomonas sp. SLBN-39 DNA region contains:
- a CDS encoding cell wall metabolism sensor histidine kinase WalK has translation MTDEPPDARGPAWSPEPPDAGTGPGRPDDAPRPRGALAARWDAVPLRARLVAVIVVLLGAGLTLAGATSATLLGDVLVRQIDDKLLNEGAQQVSAYLREAQEDWEDYTKTPPSDYYAVIRSAGRQDTPLLANEYTLAEYGTPAIPTLTMDEVLERSTVPYTIASDRHRSTWRAVTFPMTYGESGPLVQDAYVTVALPLRDNVQAIRGLALTLVSSGAALVLLGAIVGGWAVQRSLRPLREIEGTAAAIAAGDLSRRVPEAPEQTEVGRLGAALNGMLAQIEQAFDARTASEARMRRFVADASHELRTPLAAIRGYAELYRMGALTTKEQVDDTIRRIEGSATRMGSLVEDLLALARLDEGRRGERAPVDLTVLAVDALNDLRALDPTRTLRLVRLDTGGPCIVHGDDRQLRQVLANLVGNAARHTPAGSPVEVAVGRADGEGGPCGVVEVRDHGPGIDAEHVARVFERFYRVDASRTRDSGGSGLGMAIVAAIVDAHGGTVGIEQTPGGGATVRVQLPCDPADPLDEDAQDPGPEDEGATGDHGAR, from the coding sequence GTGACGGACGAGCCGCCCGACGCGAGGGGTCCCGCCTGGTCGCCGGAGCCGCCCGACGCGGGCACCGGGCCCGGCCGGCCCGACGACGCACCGCGCCCGCGCGGGGCCCTGGCCGCGCGGTGGGACGCGGTGCCGCTGCGCGCGCGCCTCGTCGCCGTCATCGTCGTGCTGCTCGGTGCGGGCCTGACCCTGGCGGGCGCGACGAGCGCGACGCTGCTGGGGGACGTGCTGGTCCGGCAGATCGACGACAAGCTGCTGAACGAGGGGGCCCAGCAGGTCAGCGCCTACCTCCGGGAGGCTCAGGAGGACTGGGAGGACTACACGAAGACCCCCCCGTCCGACTACTACGCCGTCATCCGGAGCGCCGGCCGGCAGGACACCCCGCTCCTGGCCAACGAGTACACGCTGGCCGAGTACGGCACACCCGCGATCCCGACGCTGACGATGGACGAGGTCCTCGAGCGCAGCACGGTGCCGTACACGATCGCCTCGGACCGGCACCGGTCGACGTGGCGCGCCGTGACGTTCCCCATGACGTACGGGGAGTCCGGACCGCTCGTCCAGGACGCCTACGTCACCGTGGCGCTGCCGCTGCGGGACAACGTCCAGGCGATCCGCGGGCTCGCGCTCACGCTGGTGAGCAGCGGTGCCGCGCTGGTGCTGCTCGGGGCGATCGTCGGCGGGTGGGCCGTGCAGCGGTCGCTGCGGCCGCTGCGCGAGATCGAGGGCACGGCCGCCGCGATCGCCGCCGGCGACCTGTCCCGCCGGGTGCCCGAGGCGCCCGAGCAGACCGAGGTGGGGCGGCTGGGCGCCGCGCTGAACGGCATGCTCGCCCAGATCGAGCAGGCGTTCGACGCGCGCACGGCGTCCGAGGCGCGGATGCGCCGGTTCGTCGCCGACGCGTCGCACGAGCTGCGCACGCCGCTGGCCGCGATCCGCGGGTACGCCGAGCTGTACCGGATGGGTGCGCTGACCACCAAGGAGCAGGTCGACGACACGATCCGGCGGATCGAGGGATCGGCCACCCGGATGGGCTCGCTCGTCGAGGACCTGCTGGCCCTGGCCCGCCTGGACGAGGGCCGGCGCGGCGAGCGCGCACCCGTGGACCTGACGGTGCTGGCCGTCGACGCGCTCAACGACCTGCGCGCCCTGGACCCCACGCGGACGCTGCGGCTGGTGCGGCTCGACACCGGCGGCCCGTGCATCGTGCACGGCGACGACCGGCAGCTGCGGCAGGTGCTGGCCAACCTCGTCGGCAACGCCGCGCGGCACACCCCGGCCGGGTCCCCCGTCGAGGTCGCGGTGGGGCGCGCCGACGGCGAGGGCGGGCCGTGCGGCGTGGTGGAGGTCCGCGACCACGGGCCGGGCATCGACGCCGAGCACGTGGCGCGCGTGTTCGAGCGGTTCTACCGCGTGGACGCGTCCCGCACGCGCGACTCCGGCGGGTCCGGGCTGGGCATGGCGATCGTCGCGGCGATCGTCGACGCGCACGGCGGCACGGTGGGGATCGAGCAGACGCCCGGCGGTGGGGCGACGGTCCGCGTGCAGCTGCCGTGCGACCCGGCGGATCCGCTCGACGAGGACGCGCAGGACCCGGGCCCGGAGGACGAGGGTGCGACCGGGGACCACGGCGCGCGGTAG
- a CDS encoding response regulator transcription factor, with product MSTATGTPEARLLVVDDEPNIRELLATSLRFAGFEVHAAADGGSALRLARDTEPDLVVLDVMLPDMDGFTVTRRLREKGQHVPVLFLTARDDTSDKVQGLTVGGDDYVTKPFSLEEVVARIRAILRRTAPDDGVSSSVLTYADLELDDDTHEVRRAGQPVELSPTEFKLLRYLMLNPHRVLSKAQILDHVWQYDWGGDANIVESYISYLRRKIDQLDDGDGNRLPPLIHTKRGVGYLLRAST from the coding sequence ATGAGCACCGCGACCGGCACGCCCGAGGCCCGGCTCCTCGTCGTCGACGACGAGCCGAACATCCGCGAGCTGCTCGCGACGTCCCTGCGCTTCGCCGGGTTCGAGGTGCACGCCGCGGCCGACGGCGGGTCCGCGCTGCGCCTGGCCCGCGACACCGAGCCCGACCTCGTGGTGCTCGACGTCATGCTCCCCGACATGGACGGCTTCACCGTCACGCGCCGCCTGCGCGAGAAGGGGCAGCACGTGCCCGTGCTGTTCCTCACGGCCCGCGACGACACGTCCGACAAGGTGCAGGGCCTGACCGTGGGCGGCGACGACTACGTCACCAAGCCGTTCAGCCTCGAGGAGGTCGTCGCGCGGATCCGGGCGATCCTGCGGCGCACGGCCCCCGACGACGGCGTGAGCTCGTCCGTGCTGACGTACGCGGACCTCGAGCTCGACGACGACACGCACGAGGTGCGCCGGGCCGGGCAGCCCGTCGAGCTGTCCCCCACCGAGTTCAAGCTGCTGCGGTACCTCATGCTCAACCCGCACCGCGTGCTGTCCAAGGCGCAGATCCTCGACCACGTGTGGCAGTACGACTGGGGCGGCGACGCGAACATCGTCGAGTCCTACATCTCGTACCTGCGCCGCAAGATCGACCAGCTCGACGACGGCGACGGGAACCGGCTGCCGCCGCTGATCCACACCAAGCGCGGCGTCGGGTACCTGCTGCGCGCGTCGACGTGA
- a CDS encoding DNA repair helicase XPB — translation MPDGPLIVQSDKTLLLEVDHDQAAACRRAIAPFAELERAPEHVHTYRLTPLGLWNARAAGHDAEQVVDVLLQYSRYPVPHALLVDVADTMSRYGRLQLVQHPVHGLVLHALDPAVLAEVARSKKTAGLLGARIDETDVVVHPSERGHLKQVLVKLGWPAEDLAGYVDGEAHAIELAQDGWTLRPYQDQAVEGFWHGGSGVVVLPCGAGKTIVGAAAMAKSSTTTLILVTNTVSARQWRDELVRRTSLTEDEIGEYSGTRKEVRPVTIATYQVLTTKRKGVYTHLELLDARDWGLVVYDEVHLLPAPIFRMTADLQARRRLGLTATLVREDGREDEVFSLIGPKRFDAPWKDIEAQGYIAPADCTEVRLTLPDADRMAYATSEPEDRYRLAATASGKNAVVDALVARHAGEPTLIIGQYLDQLHEIAEHVGADVITGETPVRERQRLFDAFRTGEISRLVVSKVANFSIDLPEASVAIQVSGSFGSRQEEAQRLGRIMRPKASGKTAHFYTVVARDTVDQEFAAHRQRFLAEQGYAYTILDAEDLDSQPA, via the coding sequence GTGCCCGACGGCCCGCTCATCGTCCAGAGCGACAAGACGCTGCTGCTCGAGGTCGACCACGACCAGGCGGCCGCGTGCCGCCGCGCCATCGCGCCGTTCGCCGAGCTCGAGCGGGCGCCCGAGCACGTGCACACGTACCGGCTGACCCCGCTGGGCCTGTGGAACGCGCGCGCCGCGGGCCACGACGCCGAGCAGGTCGTCGACGTGCTGCTGCAGTACAGCCGGTACCCGGTGCCGCACGCGCTGCTGGTCGACGTCGCCGACACGATGTCCCGGTACGGGCGGCTGCAGCTCGTGCAGCACCCGGTGCACGGCCTGGTCCTGCACGCGCTCGACCCGGCGGTGCTGGCCGAGGTCGCCCGGTCGAAGAAGACGGCGGGGCTGCTGGGCGCGCGCATCGACGAGACCGACGTGGTCGTGCACCCGTCCGAGCGTGGGCACCTCAAGCAGGTGCTGGTCAAGCTGGGCTGGCCCGCGGAGGACCTCGCGGGGTACGTCGACGGCGAGGCCCACGCGATCGAGCTGGCGCAGGACGGCTGGACGCTGCGGCCCTACCAGGACCAGGCGGTCGAGGGGTTCTGGCACGGCGGCTCGGGCGTCGTGGTGCTGCCGTGCGGTGCGGGCAAGACGATCGTGGGCGCCGCGGCGATGGCGAAGAGCTCGACGACGACGCTCATCCTCGTGACCAACACCGTCAGCGCGCGGCAGTGGCGCGACGAGCTGGTGCGGCGCACCAGCCTCACCGAGGACGAGATCGGCGAGTACTCGGGCACCCGCAAGGAGGTCCGCCCGGTGACGATCGCGACGTACCAGGTGCTGACGACGAAGCGGAAGGGCGTCTACACGCACCTCGAGCTGCTCGACGCCCGCGACTGGGGCCTGGTCGTCTACGACGAGGTGCACCTGCTGCCCGCGCCGATCTTCCGCATGACGGCCGACCTGCAGGCCCGCCGGCGCCTGGGTCTGACGGCCACGCTCGTGCGCGAGGACGGCCGCGAGGACGAGGTGTTCAGCCTCATCGGCCCCAAGCGGTTCGACGCGCCGTGGAAGGACATCGAGGCGCAGGGGTACATCGCGCCCGCGGACTGCACCGAGGTGCGCCTGACGCTGCCCGACGCGGACCGGATGGCGTACGCGACGTCGGAGCCGGAGGACCGGTACCGGCTGGCCGCGACCGCGTCGGGCAAGAACGCGGTGGTCGACGCCCTGGTGGCGCGGCACGCGGGCGAGCCGACGCTGATCATCGGCCAGTACCTGGACCAGCTGCACGAGATCGCCGAGCACGTGGGCGCGGACGTCATCACCGGCGAGACGCCGGTGCGCGAGCGGCAGCGGCTGTTCGACGCGTTCCGCACCGGGGAGATCAGCCGGCTCGTGGTGTCGAAGGTCGCGAACTTCTCGATCGACCTGCCGGAGGCGTCGGTGGCGATCCAGGTGTCGGGGTCGTTCGGCTCGCGGCAGGAGGAGGCGCAGCGCCTCGGGCGGATCATGCGGCCCAAGGCGTCGGGGAAGACCGCGCACTTCTACACGGTGGTCGCGCGCGACACGGTGGACCAGGAGTTCGCGGCGCACCGGCAGCGGTTCCTCGCCGAGCAGGGCTACGCGTACACGATCCTGGACGCCGAGGACCTGGACTCCCAGCCCGCCTGA
- a CDS encoding type 1 glutamine amidotransferase, with translation MSADILDRVDDLAGSGRTPRVTVVQSSPDVGLDRFAGWLADLDVRVVRADLGEPLPGPTEVGDGLVVLGGQMSAHDDATAPWLPGLRDLLAVVSATDVPALGICLGAQLLAVARGGRVEVDAPPGREAGVVEIRWRPEAEQDALLGAVVARAGRSSRLPAMHADAVVDLPRGAVWLASSATYPFQAFRIGSAWGVQFHPEAGPQTLVAWARTHDDTDADAVAASAHEHDAEVAATGEAVARAFADRVRARAGAPAVA, from the coding sequence GTGAGCGCTGACATCCTCGACCGCGTCGACGACCTCGCGGGGTCCGGCAGGACCCCCCGGGTGACCGTCGTGCAGAGCTCGCCCGACGTCGGGCTCGACCGCTTCGCCGGCTGGCTGGCCGACCTGGACGTGCGCGTCGTGCGCGCCGACCTGGGCGAGCCGCTGCCCGGCCCCACCGAGGTCGGCGACGGCCTCGTCGTCCTCGGCGGGCAGATGTCCGCGCACGACGACGCCACCGCCCCCTGGCTGCCGGGCCTGCGCGACCTGCTCGCCGTGGTCTCCGCCACGGACGTGCCGGCGCTCGGCATCTGCCTCGGCGCGCAGCTGCTCGCGGTCGCGCGCGGCGGCCGGGTCGAGGTCGACGCCCCTCCCGGGCGCGAGGCCGGCGTCGTCGAGATCCGGTGGCGGCCCGAGGCCGAGCAGGACGCGCTGCTCGGCGCCGTCGTGGCCCGGGCCGGCCGCAGCTCCCGGCTGCCGGCGATGCACGCCGACGCGGTCGTGGACCTGCCCCGCGGCGCCGTGTGGCTCGCGTCGTCCGCGACCTACCCGTTCCAGGCGTTCCGCATCGGCTCGGCGTGGGGCGTGCAGTTCCACCCCGAGGCCGGCCCGCAGACCCTCGTGGCCTGGGCGCGCACGCACGACGACACCGACGCCGACGCGGTCGCAGCCTCGGCGCACGAGCACGACGCCGAGGTCGCGGCCACCGGCGAGGCCGTCGCCCGCGCCTTCGCGGACCGCGTCCGGGCCCGCGCCGGGGCGCCCGCCGTCGCCTGA
- a CDS encoding TPM domain-containing protein, whose product MRGRVVAGVVALGASLVLLGAPAASAVEPPTLAGELTDSSGVLSSGETAEVEAALDELAQATDHQLYVVYVPEFTDPAEGVAWAQATADASGLGTDDVVLAVATEARRFALAPQETTSITTDEMQALSAQVEDQLRDDAWAGAAVTAAEGVQAAATGDTTSSGGGGFVTLLLVGLVAIGAVFLVVTLRRRKNSPAVTAGAPGAPQAAAADEFAAVPTPELDRRSAQALVRLDDALRSSEEELGFAQAQFGPERTREFETVLAGGKERLTEAFRLRQTLDDDIPDTEPQVRATSAQILRLCRDVALQLEAQKEAFDRLRAVEERVDDALDAHEREAAALRDRLDPARAQLATLSARYPATALASVAGNPDQAALLLDEATDAVTQGRARATAGDRSTAVGYARAAEEAVGQARRLLDAVDGAGADLAAAGVRLEAAIASITSDLADAARLAAGNPQVAPREIEARAAVEVAQAARQGTGDPLGALTRIAAAEAAIDAALAPMREQAERSRRAQALLDENLGRLDSAVRATADYVSTRRGAVGPQARTRLAEADRLRMRAIDQRATDPEAALRTAQDGERLVGEAQRLAQADVDHAEQQAAYGGGWGAPGYGGHRGHRGSDTASTVGGMVLGGILLDSILRGGGGFGGGDWGGGDGGGFDGGGFGDGGFGGGF is encoded by the coding sequence GTGCGAGGTCGGGTCGTCGCCGGGGTGGTCGCGCTGGGCGCGTCCCTCGTGCTGCTGGGTGCTCCCGCGGCGTCGGCGGTGGAGCCACCGACGCTGGCGGGTGAGCTGACCGACTCCTCGGGGGTCCTGTCGTCCGGCGAGACGGCGGAGGTCGAGGCGGCGCTGGACGAGCTCGCGCAGGCGACCGACCACCAGCTCTACGTGGTCTACGTGCCGGAGTTCACCGACCCCGCCGAGGGCGTGGCGTGGGCGCAGGCCACCGCCGACGCCAGCGGGCTGGGCACCGACGACGTGGTCCTCGCCGTCGCGACCGAGGCGCGCCGCTTCGCGCTCGCGCCGCAGGAGACGACGTCGATCACGACCGACGAGATGCAGGCGCTGTCCGCGCAGGTCGAGGACCAGCTGCGCGACGACGCGTGGGCGGGTGCGGCCGTCACGGCGGCCGAGGGCGTGCAGGCCGCGGCGACGGGCGACACCACGTCGTCCGGCGGCGGCGGGTTCGTCACCCTGCTGCTGGTCGGCCTCGTCGCCATCGGTGCGGTCTTCCTCGTCGTCACCCTGCGCCGCCGCAAGAACTCCCCGGCCGTCACCGCGGGCGCACCCGGCGCACCGCAGGCCGCCGCGGCCGACGAGTTCGCCGCCGTGCCGACCCCCGAGCTGGACCGGCGCTCCGCGCAGGCGCTCGTGCGCCTCGACGACGCGCTGCGCTCGTCCGAGGAGGAGCTGGGCTTCGCGCAGGCGCAGTTCGGGCCCGAGCGCACCCGCGAGTTCGAGACCGTGCTCGCCGGCGGCAAGGAGCGGCTCACCGAGGCGTTCCGGCTGCGCCAGACCCTCGACGACGACATCCCCGACACCGAGCCGCAGGTCCGCGCGACGTCCGCGCAGATCCTGCGCCTGTGCCGCGACGTGGCCCTGCAGCTCGAGGCGCAGAAGGAGGCGTTCGACCGGCTCCGGGCCGTCGAGGAGCGCGTCGACGACGCCCTCGACGCGCACGAGCGGGAGGCCGCCGCGCTGCGCGACCGCCTCGACCCGGCCCGCGCCCAGCTCGCGACGCTCTCCGCCCGGTACCCCGCGACGGCCCTGGCGTCGGTCGCGGGCAACCCCGACCAGGCCGCGCTGCTCCTCGACGAGGCCACCGACGCCGTGACGCAGGGGCGCGCCCGGGCCACCGCGGGCGACCGGTCGACCGCCGTCGGGTACGCGCGGGCCGCCGAGGAGGCCGTGGGGCAGGCCCGGCGCCTGCTCGACGCGGTCGACGGCGCCGGCGCCGACCTCGCAGCCGCGGGCGTGCGCCTGGAGGCCGCGATCGCGTCGATCACGAGCGACCTCGCGGACGCCGCCCGGCTCGCCGCGGGGAACCCGCAGGTCGCCCCGCGCGAGATCGAGGCGCGCGCCGCCGTGGAGGTCGCGCAGGCGGCCCGGCAGGGCACGGGCGACCCGCTCGGGGCGCTGACCCGCATCGCCGCCGCCGAGGCCGCGATCGACGCGGCGCTGGCGCCGATGCGCGAGCAGGCCGAGCGCAGCCGTCGCGCGCAGGCGCTGCTCGACGAGAACCTCGGCCGGCTGGACTCCGCGGTGCGCGCGACCGCGGACTACGTGAGCACCCGCCGCGGCGCCGTCGGCCCGCAGGCCCGCACGCGGCTCGCCGAGGCCGACCGGCTGCGCATGCGCGCGATCGACCAGCGGGCCACCGACCCCGAGGCCGCGCTGCGCACCGCCCAGGACGGCGAGCGCCTGGTCGGCGAGGCGCAGCGCCTCGCGCAGGCGGACGTCGACCACGCCGAGCAGCAGGCCGCGTACGGCGGCGGCTGGGGCGCCCCCGGGTACGGCGGGCACCGCGGGCACCGCGGCTCGGACACCGCGTCGACGGTCGGCGGGATGGTGCTCGGCGGGATCCTGCTGGACTCGATCCTGCGCGGCGGCGGCGGGTTCGGCGGCGGCGACTGGGGCGGCGGCGACGGCGGCGGGTTCGACGGCGGGGGCTTCGGCGACGGCGGCTTCGGCGGTGGGTTCTGA
- a CDS encoding VanZ family protein encodes MVQLWRNFSWVIPVVAVLGGGALLLTAYLSWSRTGHERSWPAARQALLDGLVALWGVAVALITLVPGASPSAGRGPSVELVPFGDLVPLLTDAVHWEVPFVQIGGNLVLFAAGGLLLGLRHGLGAGRAVLTFLAVGVGIETWQLIVGGRSAVLDDVLLCVLGGALGAWAGRALARTVRHPAPVDPVRT; translated from the coding sequence GTGGTCCAGCTCTGGCGGAACTTCTCCTGGGTGATCCCCGTGGTCGCGGTGCTCGGCGGGGGTGCGCTGCTGCTCACCGCGTACCTGAGCTGGTCGCGGACCGGCCACGAGCGGTCGTGGCCCGCCGCGCGGCAGGCGCTCCTCGACGGGCTGGTCGCCCTGTGGGGGGTCGCGGTCGCGCTGATCACCCTCGTCCCGGGGGCGAGCCCGTCCGCGGGGCGGGGCCCGAGCGTGGAGCTGGTCCCGTTCGGCGACCTCGTGCCCCTGCTCACGGACGCCGTGCACTGGGAGGTGCCGTTCGTGCAGATCGGCGGCAACCTCGTGCTCTTCGCGGCGGGCGGCCTGCTCCTCGGCCTCCGGCACGGGCTGGGCGCGGGCCGCGCGGTGCTGACGTTCCTGGCGGTCGGCGTCGGCATCGAGACGTGGCAGCTGATCGTCGGGGGCCGGTCGGCGGTGCTCGACGACGTCCTCCTGTGCGTGCTCGGCGGCGCCCTGGGCGCCTGGGCCGGCCGGGCGCTCGCGCGCACCGTCCGGCACCCGGCCCCGGTGGACCCCGTCAGGACGTGA
- a CDS encoding helicase-associated domain-containing protein has product MPSFSGWLRACDDDALVALLAARPDLASPSPATLASLAARATSRASLERALAGLDALVLQVLESVVVLDDAPPTPDDVARAVGAGAADTPTVAEAVGTAVRLALLHPDEDGRLHAAPGLADVLGPHVAGLAPADPASDAAVPADPSAVLSDAPAGAAQVLDALTWGPPVGRVPPAGSPGAQAVRTLVDQGLLVRPDAEHVVLPRTLALRLRDGRTHRAPATAPAPAAPVRPAATVAAESTAAAERTVRQVRRLLQSWEDAPPAVLRAGGLGVRDLRRTAQTLEVDEPHAAWLVELAAAAGLLADDGEERPTFVPTVDADVWAAGDVPRRWALLARAWLVSPRTPWQVGTRDEKGGVRAALDPETARPWVPRLRRAVLDVLAAGAQPGAAPDADAVLEVLAWRTPRAVPPRGAVQALVAEAERLGVTGAGALSRAGRALLDAPDDAGRDDAVAAALAADLPAPVDEILLQGDLTGVVPGRPGDALEELLETAAQVESRGGAVTVRFTPASVLAALDGGLGADALLDRLAAVARGGVPQPLEYLVRDVARRHGRVRAGAASAYVRADDPALLAGLPDDPRLAGLGLRLLAPTVLVAQAGPAEVLDALRRHGLAPVAEDGHGVVVPTGTAPRRVRGRAATRARRRVQDGTVREAAAGTRAVAVVRALRDAEQRAVRDVERRATHDAGARGTDGTGPARGAAPTPARPRRSGRSDGAPPPDGPGAGGGTREPADALVLLREAASSRTDVWVEMVGPDGRPTRRLLRPLRVEGGRLRALDPRREAELTVAVHRIAGVHAAGPADAGP; this is encoded by the coding sequence ATGCCCTCGTTCTCCGGCTGGTTGCGCGCGTGCGACGACGACGCGCTCGTCGCGCTGCTCGCCGCCCGCCCGGACCTGGCGTCGCCGTCGCCCGCGACGCTGGCGTCGCTGGCCGCGCGCGCCACGAGCCGTGCCAGCCTGGAGCGGGCGCTGGCCGGGCTGGACGCCCTGGTGCTGCAGGTCCTGGAGTCGGTCGTCGTGCTCGACGACGCACCCCCGACGCCCGACGACGTCGCCCGCGCTGTGGGCGCGGGGGCCGCGGACACCCCGACGGTCGCCGAGGCCGTGGGCACCGCCGTGCGGCTGGCGCTGCTGCACCCCGACGAGGACGGGCGCCTGCACGCGGCCCCCGGCCTCGCGGACGTGCTCGGCCCCCACGTCGCCGGCCTCGCCCCGGCGGACCCGGCGTCCGACGCGGCGGTCCCGGCCGACCCGTCGGCGGTGCTGTCCGACGCGCCCGCAGGTGCTGCCCAGGTGCTCGACGCGCTGACATGGGGACCGCCCGTGGGGCGGGTGCCCCCGGCCGGGTCCCCTGGTGCGCAGGCCGTGCGGACCCTCGTCGACCAGGGCCTGCTGGTCCGCCCGGACGCCGAGCACGTGGTGCTGCCGCGGACGCTCGCGCTGCGCCTGCGCGACGGACGCACGCACCGCGCCCCCGCCACCGCGCCGGCCCCCGCCGCCCCCGTCCGCCCGGCGGCCACCGTGGCCGCGGAGTCCACCGCCGCCGCCGAGCGCACCGTGCGCCAGGTCCGGCGCCTGCTCCAGTCCTGGGAGGACGCCCCGCCGGCCGTGCTGCGCGCCGGCGGCCTCGGCGTGCGCGACCTGCGCCGCACCGCGCAGACCCTCGAGGTCGACGAGCCGCACGCGGCGTGGCTCGTCGAGCTCGCCGCCGCCGCGGGCCTGCTCGCCGACGACGGCGAGGAGCGGCCGACGTTCGTGCCCACCGTCGACGCGGACGTGTGGGCCGCGGGCGACGTGCCGCGACGGTGGGCGCTGCTCGCCCGGGCGTGGCTGGTGTCCCCCCGCACGCCGTGGCAGGTCGGCACGCGCGACGAGAAGGGCGGGGTGCGGGCCGCGCTCGACCCCGAGACCGCCCGGCCGTGGGTGCCGCGGCTGCGCCGGGCCGTGCTGGACGTGCTCGCCGCCGGGGCGCAGCCCGGTGCCGCGCCCGACGCCGACGCGGTCCTCGAGGTCCTCGCGTGGCGCACCCCGCGCGCGGTGCCGCCGCGCGGCGCGGTGCAGGCGCTCGTCGCCGAGGCCGAGCGGCTCGGCGTCACCGGCGCCGGGGCGCTGTCCCGTGCCGGCCGCGCGCTGCTGGACGCGCCGGACGACGCCGGGCGCGACGACGCGGTCGCGGCCGCGCTCGCCGCCGACCTGCCCGCACCGGTCGACGAGATCCTGCTGCAGGGCGACCTGACCGGGGTCGTGCCGGGGCGCCCCGGGGACGCCCTGGAGGAGCTGCTGGAGACCGCGGCGCAGGTCGAGTCGCGCGGCGGCGCGGTGACCGTGCGGTTCACGCCCGCGTCGGTGCTGGCCGCGCTCGACGGCGGGCTGGGCGCCGACGCGCTGCTCGACCGGCTCGCGGCCGTGGCCCGCGGCGGCGTGCCGCAGCCCCTGGAGTACCTGGTCCGGGACGTCGCCCGCCGCCACGGGCGCGTCCGCGCGGGGGCGGCGTCGGCGTACGTGCGGGCCGACGACCCCGCGCTGCTGGCCGGGCTGCCCGACGACCCGCGGCTGGCCGGGCTCGGGCTGCGGCTGCTCGCGCCCACGGTGCTCGTGGCGCAGGCCGGGCCCGCGGAGGTGCTCGACGCCCTCCGCCGGCACGGCCTGGCGCCGGTCGCGGAGGACGGCCACGGCGTCGTCGTGCCCACCGGCACCGCGCCGCGCCGGGTGCGCGGACGGGCGGCGACGCGGGCGCGGCGTCGCGTGCAGGACGGCACCGTGCGCGAGGCCGCCGCGGGCACGCGGGCCGTCGCGGTGGTCCGCGCCCTGCGCGACGCCGAGCAGCGCGCGGTGCGCGACGTCGAGCGGCGCGCGACGCACGACGCCGGGGCCCGCGGCACGGACGGCACGGGTCCCGCGCGCGGCGCCGCCCCGACGCCGGCCCGGCCCCGCCGGTCGGGCCGGTCCGACGGCGCGCCCCCGCCGGACGGGCCCGGGGCCGGGGGCGGAACACGCGAGCCCGCGGACGCGTTGGTGCTCCTGCGCGAGGCGGCCTCGTCCCGCACGGACGTGTGGGTCGAGATGGTCGGCCCCGACGGGCGGCCGACGCGCCGGCTCCTGCGGCCGCTGCGCGTCGAGGGCGGCCGGCTGCGGGCGCTCGACCCGCGCCGCGAGGCCGAGCTCACCGTGGCGGTGCACCGCATCGCGGGCGTCCACGCGGCCGGGCCGGCCGACGCCGGACCCTGA
- a CDS encoding WXG100 family type VII secretion target, translating into MSRYEVDSTQLDGSASAVLARAATIQQEVAAMQRQLADLQAGWRGGAAGAFGAVVAEWSGTQARVEQSLAQIAAAMQAAARTYADAEQHASRLFTS; encoded by the coding sequence ATGAGCCGGTACGAGGTCGACAGCACCCAGCTCGACGGGTCGGCGTCCGCGGTGCTCGCGCGCGCGGCGACGATCCAGCAGGAGGTCGCGGCGATGCAGCGCCAGCTCGCGGACCTGCAGGCCGGCTGGCGCGGCGGTGCTGCGGGCGCGTTCGGCGCGGTGGTCGCCGAGTGGTCGGGCACGCAGGCGCGGGTCGAGCAGTCGCTCGCGCAGATCGCGGCCGCCATGCAGGCCGCCGCGCGCACCTACGCGGACGCCGAGCAGCACGCCTCCCGCCTGTTCACGTCCTGA
- a CDS encoding PspA/IM30 family protein yields MTEKQSIFGRIGQLARANINALIDQAEDPQKMLDQLVRDYTGSIADAEKAIAQAIGNLRLAEQDYNEDVRAAREWGQKALAASARADQYRQAGDGANADKFDALARVAIGKQITSEQEVRDAEPVIASQRETVEKLKTGLTQMKDKLGQLKQRRDTLVARQKSAEAQRRVQEAIGSINVLDPTSEIARFEEKVRREEAMAMGQAELAASSFDAQFAELESAGAQLEVEARLAALKQGSTPLQLDATPVTPEIER; encoded by the coding sequence ATGACCGAGAAGCAGTCGATCTTCGGACGGATCGGGCAGCTGGCGCGGGCGAACATCAACGCCCTCATCGACCAGGCCGAGGACCCGCAGAAGATGCTGGACCAGCTGGTGCGGGACTACACGGGCTCGATCGCCGACGCGGAGAAGGCGATCGCGCAGGCGATCGGCAACCTGCGCCTGGCCGAGCAGGACTACAACGAGGACGTGCGCGCCGCCCGCGAGTGGGGCCAGAAGGCCCTCGCCGCGTCGGCCCGGGCCGACCAGTACCGCCAGGCCGGCGACGGCGCGAACGCCGACAAGTTCGACGCCCTGGCCCGGGTGGCGATCGGCAAGCAGATCACCTCCGAGCAGGAGGTGCGCGACGCCGAGCCCGTGATCGCGTCGCAGCGCGAGACGGTCGAGAAGCTGAAGACCGGCCTCACCCAGATGAAGGACAAGCTGGGTCAGCTCAAGCAGCGCCGCGACACCCTGGTCGCCCGGCAGAAGTCGGCCGAGGCGCAGCGCCGCGTGCAGGAGGCCATCGGCTCGATCAACGTGCTGGACCCGACGAGCGAGATCGCGCGCTTCGAGGAGAAGGTCCGCCGCGAGGAGGCCATGGCGATGGGCCAGGCCGAGCTCGCCGCGTCGTCGTTCGACGCGCAGTTCGCCGAGCTGGAGTCGGCGGGCGCCCAGCTCGAGGTCGAGGCGCGCCTCGCCGCGCTCAAGCAGGGCTCGACGCCGCTGCAGCTCGACGCGACCCCGGTGACGCCCGAGATCGAGCGCTGA